From a single Pedosphaera parvula Ellin514 genomic region:
- a CDS encoding glycoside hydrolase family 43 protein codes for MAILSSAKTHKNPVYAGYFADPFVWRFKGNYYAIGTGASDAEGKVVGKAFSVLQSVDFFDWQFAANALLHPDPSLGNNFWAPEVASHGGRFYLYYSVGHEDKNHQLRVAESESPQGPYRDMGITLIDPRKCSFAIDPHPFLDDDGQWYLFYARDFLETAEGRAGTALMVTKLERMTEIVGEGSVVMRARHDWQRFQKERSMYGQTWDWHTLEGPFVRKHNGRYYCFYSGGRWETENYGVDYCVSDNVMGPYSESGNENGPRVLRTVPGRVLGPGHNSIALGPDDETEYVVYHAWDKEMKARRMCIDRLFWTDEGPRCEGPTYQSNTDGSPI; via the coding sequence ATGGCGATTCTGTCATCAGCCAAGACTCATAAGAACCCAGTCTATGCAGGATATTTTGCCGACCCGTTTGTATGGAGGTTTAAGGGTAATTACTACGCAATTGGCACAGGGGCTTCAGATGCAGAAGGTAAAGTGGTGGGAAAGGCATTTTCAGTGCTACAGTCTGTCGATTTTTTCGATTGGCAATTTGCTGCCAATGCCTTGTTGCATCCCGACCCGAGTTTGGGGAATAATTTTTGGGCTCCGGAAGTGGCTTCCCACGGAGGCCGGTTTTACTTGTACTACTCGGTGGGGCACGAAGATAAAAATCATCAGTTACGCGTTGCTGAAAGTGAAAGCCCGCAAGGCCCATATCGCGATATGGGCATCACGCTGATTGATCCAAGGAAATGTTCATTTGCCATTGATCCACACCCTTTCCTGGATGACGACGGACAATGGTATCTGTTCTATGCGCGTGATTTCCTGGAGACTGCGGAAGGCCGTGCTGGTACGGCGCTGATGGTAACGAAACTGGAGCGAATGACCGAGATTGTCGGTGAAGGAAGCGTGGTAATGCGCGCGCGCCATGATTGGCAAAGATTTCAAAAGGAGCGTTCAATGTATGGTCAGACATGGGATTGGCATACCCTCGAAGGACCTTTCGTTCGAAAGCACAATGGACGTTATTACTGTTTTTACAGCGGAGGACGATGGGAAACAGAAAACTATGGAGTTGACTATTGTGTCTCAGACAACGTGATGGGGCCTTATTCGGAATCTGGCAATGAAAACGGTCCGCGTGTTTTGAGAACAGTTCCGGGGCGCGTGCTGGGACCAGGTCATAATTCGATTGCGCTCGGTCCTGACGACGAAACGGAGTACGTTGTTTATCATGCCTGGGACAAAGAAATGAAGGCTCGCCGGATGTGCATCGACCGACTCTTTTGGACTGATGAAGGACCGCGCTGCGAAGGGCCGACTTATCAATCCAATACTGACGGTTCACCCATTTGA
- a CDS encoding DUF883 family protein yields MNTNLKDTAEDIKSKASDRYQNLQRKASEKFQNVQKKVTDTAKNVSGVTDTYVHDNPWKSVAMVALAACIFGFLIGNARHSD; encoded by the coding sequence ATGAATACAAATTTAAAGGATACTGCTGAGGACATCAAATCGAAGGCGTCCGATAGATATCAAAACCTCCAGCGAAAGGCGTCAGAGAAATTCCAAAATGTACAAAAAAAGGTTACTGATACTGCCAAAAATGTAAGTGGTGTAACTGATACCTACGTACATGATAATCCTTGGAAATCTGTCGCAATGGTCGCATTGGCTGCCTGTATCTTCGGCTTCCTGATAGGCAATGCGCGCCATTCTGACTGA
- a CDS encoding Gfo/Idh/MocA family oxidoreductase: MNHNESNFSSRRDFIKTTGKVAAVSALAGLVIPHVHAAENNTIQVALVGCGGRGTGAADNALSVKNGPLKLVAMADVFDGKLKGSYETLSKQHGEKVDVPEDRRFVGFDGYKKAMDCLKPGDIVIFTTPPAFRWVHFTYAIQKGLNVFMEKPVTVDGPTSKKMLQLAEEAKKKNLKVGVGLMCRHCKVRQELFDRIKGGEIGDIVTLQAYRMHAPVAACFTPPKPGDISELLYQIRDFHSFLWASGGLYSDFYIHNIDECCWMKDAWPVKAQALGGRNYRGGDVDQNFDVYSVEYTFGDGTKLFLNGRAMEGCHEEFASHALGTKGSAIISTQSHTPARSRIYKGYDLKGSKPTWTYPGKEPNPYQVEWEDLVDAIRNDKPYNEVKRGVEASLVTSMGRMAAHTGQVVTFDEILNSGHEFAPTVDQLAMNSPAPLQADKDGRYPIPMPGIKKDREY; this comes from the coding sequence ATGAACCACAACGAAAGTAATTTCTCCTCACGTCGTGATTTTATCAAAACAACCGGTAAAGTAGCTGCGGTTTCAGCCTTGGCGGGACTCGTCATACCTCATGTTCATGCGGCTGAAAACAATACCATTCAAGTGGCCCTGGTCGGTTGCGGGGGACGCGGCACCGGCGCTGCTGATAACGCGCTCAGTGTCAAAAACGGGCCTCTCAAATTGGTGGCCATGGCGGATGTGTTTGATGGCAAACTCAAGGGCAGCTACGAAACCCTCTCGAAACAACACGGCGAAAAAGTAGATGTGCCGGAAGATCGTAGATTTGTGGGTTTCGATGGATACAAAAAGGCAATGGATTGTCTTAAGCCAGGTGATATCGTCATATTCACCACGCCCCCGGCTTTTCGTTGGGTGCATTTTACCTATGCGATCCAAAAGGGCCTGAATGTTTTCATGGAGAAGCCGGTGACAGTTGATGGGCCAACCTCCAAGAAAATGCTTCAGCTCGCTGAGGAAGCGAAGAAGAAAAACCTTAAAGTGGGAGTTGGCTTGATGTGTCGCCATTGCAAAGTTCGACAGGAACTTTTCGACCGCATCAAGGGCGGTGAGATTGGTGATATCGTCACGTTACAAGCCTACCGCATGCATGCGCCAGTCGCTGCCTGCTTCACCCCTCCCAAGCCTGGTGACATCAGCGAACTGCTCTATCAGATACGGGATTTTCATAGTTTCCTATGGGCCAGCGGCGGTCTTTACAGCGATTTCTATATCCACAACATTGACGAGTGCTGCTGGATGAAGGATGCGTGGCCGGTCAAAGCCCAGGCGCTGGGTGGGCGCAACTACCGTGGTGGCGACGTGGATCAGAACTTCGATGTATACTCCGTGGAGTACACCTTTGGAGATGGAACCAAGTTGTTTCTAAATGGTCGCGCCATGGAAGGTTGCCATGAAGAATTCGCCAGTCATGCACTCGGCACCAAAGGTTCAGCCATCATTTCCACTCAATCACACACACCAGCTCGCTCGCGTATTTACAAGGGTTATGACTTGAAAGGTTCCAAACCAACCTGGACCTATCCCGGAAAAGAACCTAATCCGTATCAGGTCGAATGGGAAGACCTGGTGGATGCGATTCGAAACGACAAACCCTACAACGAAGTCAAACGCGGTGTGGAAGCCAGTCTTGTTACCAGCATGGGACGCATGGCAGCGCACACAGGCCAGGTGGTTACTTTTGATGAAATTCTAAATAGCGGCCATGAATTTGCGCCGACGGTTGATCAATTAGCGATGAATTCACCTGCACCGCTGCAAGCGGACAAGGATGGCAGATATCCGATTCCGATGCCCGGTATCAAGAAGGATCGTGAGTACTAA
- a CDS encoding MMPL family transporter: MIKSFSNSILARGLSKVAEAVCNYPGWFIYPQIILSALCVVYTVHGLKRDMNRDNLVGPGVNYHETYLNFRKEFPGEDQVVLVEGGDWEHNRQFTERLAARLKLETNLITGVFYKGDLATLGPKALLLVPTADLERMQKSVSEYLPFLKGFTQATNLDSLFAMVNSEFRTAGRGTAEQGENLMKSIPFLEGILVEANQSLSHPGRPPGPGMEALFGATRAEQHLYLTFDKGRIFMLTLRPRSKDLAPQVIKRLRYLIGETESEVPGVNAGLTGGAVLNYDEMRQSERDSIVASVAALIICSVIFITAYHEVSRPLKAALCLLIGFGYTLGFTTLVIGHLNILSITFAPMLIGLAIDFGVQFITRYEEEMRNRRTVREAITKATVFTGQGIVVGGLTTAAAFLAMGLTHFKGIREMGIICGGGLLLCLIPMMTTLPALLMRGRENLRNQETGISGRTRLQIEKMWLRHPVVVVAVTFVLFAIAARQLGRVYFDYNLLGMQSRNLDSVRYENKLLHSAGRSVMFAAIIADSPEQARQYEEKVKSLPSVSGTESVAGYLTEDQGKKLELVRSLKSEMADMQFAPVDRQPVQIDKLSATLWYLQGYLGQALMEVQKSKPDQAAKLRSFRERIIDFRKSILGGQPQVPEQLCRYQEALFMEFHHTVEALKSQDASGPLRPSDLPAVLRDRFIGVTGKYLVQVYPKKDIWHHENQHEFIQQLEAVIPPDNVTGMPTQIYRDTTLLKVSYQQAAWYSLCAIAIMLFLHFRSPGCVILALLPVGIGSVWLVGLMGSVGIPFNPANIMILPLLVGIGVTNGIQILNRVAEEQEPEVLAKSTGKAVLVSGLTAITGFGTLLLAKHQGIKSLGEIMPVGIATCMIVSLTFLPALLRLLSRRGWAVGSAPQRATVSEGWHWLRWHRH, encoded by the coding sequence ATGATAAAGTCGTTTTCCAACTCGATTCTTGCAAGGGGCCTCAGCAAAGTGGCAGAGGCAGTTTGCAATTATCCCGGCTGGTTCATTTATCCGCAAATCATTCTCTCTGCCCTTTGCGTGGTTTACACCGTCCATGGCTTAAAACGGGATATGAACCGGGACAATCTGGTTGGGCCAGGCGTCAATTACCACGAAACCTACCTGAATTTCCGGAAGGAATTCCCAGGCGAGGATCAGGTGGTGTTGGTGGAAGGCGGCGACTGGGAACACAACCGTCAGTTCACTGAGCGGCTTGCCGCACGACTCAAACTGGAAACCAACCTGATCACCGGGGTCTTCTACAAAGGTGATTTGGCCACCCTTGGCCCGAAAGCACTTTTGTTGGTCCCAACTGCGGACTTGGAGCGAATGCAAAAGTCTGTAAGCGAATATTTGCCCTTCCTCAAGGGCTTCACCCAGGCAACCAATCTCGATTCGCTCTTCGCCATGGTGAATTCGGAGTTCCGTACCGCTGGACGCGGGACGGCAGAGCAGGGAGAGAACTTGATGAAATCCATTCCGTTTCTCGAAGGCATCCTGGTCGAGGCAAATCAAAGCTTATCCCACCCGGGCCGCCCACCTGGACCGGGCATGGAGGCCCTCTTTGGCGCAACGAGGGCGGAACAGCATCTTTATTTGACCTTTGACAAAGGCCGAATATTTATGCTGACGCTCCGCCCGAGGAGCAAGGATTTGGCACCACAGGTTATAAAGCGCCTGCGGTACTTGATTGGGGAGACGGAAAGCGAGGTTCCCGGGGTAAATGCCGGTCTGACTGGCGGGGCGGTCTTGAATTACGACGAAATGCGCCAGTCTGAACGGGACTCGATCGTCGCGAGCGTGGCTGCCCTCATCATCTGCTCGGTAATTTTTATAACCGCGTATCATGAAGTAAGCCGACCCCTGAAGGCCGCGCTTTGTCTCCTCATCGGCTTCGGCTACACGCTGGGATTTACGACGCTGGTTATTGGCCACCTGAATATCTTAAGCATCACGTTCGCGCCGATGTTGATCGGATTGGCGATTGATTTCGGGGTCCAGTTCATTACTCGTTATGAAGAGGAGATGCGCAACCGCCGTACGGTTCGCGAGGCCATCACAAAAGCAACTGTCTTCACGGGCCAAGGAATCGTCGTCGGCGGCCTGACTACTGCGGCGGCTTTTCTCGCGATGGGGTTGACGCATTTCAAAGGGATCCGGGAGATGGGCATCATCTGCGGTGGAGGGCTGCTCCTATGCCTGATTCCAATGATGACAACACTGCCCGCCTTGCTGATGCGCGGCCGAGAAAATCTGCGCAATCAGGAAACCGGCATCAGCGGCCGGACGCGTCTGCAGATCGAAAAGATGTGGCTCCGACATCCGGTAGTGGTGGTGGCAGTCACGTTCGTATTGTTTGCCATTGCCGCACGGCAGCTTGGGCGTGTCTATTTTGACTACAATCTGCTCGGCATGCAGAGCAGGAATTTGGATTCAGTTCGTTATGAAAACAAATTGCTTCATTCGGCTGGCCGGTCCGTGATGTTCGCCGCCATCATCGCCGATTCTCCGGAGCAAGCCCGTCAATATGAGGAGAAGGTTAAATCACTGCCATCGGTCTCGGGTACCGAATCGGTGGCGGGATATTTGACTGAAGACCAGGGCAAAAAATTAGAGTTGGTCCGTTCCCTCAAAAGCGAGATGGCCGACATGCAGTTCGCCCCGGTGGACCGGCAACCAGTGCAAATTGATAAACTCAGTGCCACGCTGTGGTATTTGCAGGGATATCTTGGACAGGCCTTGATGGAAGTGCAGAAATCCAAACCGGACCAGGCCGCTAAATTGCGCTCATTCCGAGAGCGCATCATCGATTTCCGCAAATCGATACTCGGCGGCCAGCCTCAAGTTCCAGAGCAGCTCTGCAGGTACCAGGAAGCTCTGTTCATGGAGTTTCATCACACAGTCGAAGCGTTAAAATCTCAAGATGCCAGCGGTCCTCTGCGTCCATCAGACCTGCCGGCGGTTTTACGCGACCGCTTCATTGGCGTGACGGGTAAATACCTGGTGCAAGTCTATCCCAAAAAAGACATCTGGCATCATGAAAACCAACACGAATTCATCCAGCAGTTGGAGGCCGTAATTCCACCTGATAATGTGACTGGCATGCCGACCCAGATTTACCGGGACACCACCCTTCTTAAAGTTAGTTACCAGCAAGCGGCCTGGTATTCACTTTGCGCCATAGCCATCATGCTCTTCCTCCATTTTCGTTCGCCGGGATGTGTGATTCTGGCTTTGCTTCCGGTTGGAATTGGTTCCGTCTGGTTGGTGGGACTCATGGGGTCGGTTGGCATTCCCTTTAATCCGGCGAATATCATGATCCTGCCGCTATTGGTTGGCATCGGTGTCACTAATGGTATTCAAATTTTAAATCGTGTGGCTGAAGAGCAGGAGCCCGAAGTCCTCGCCAAAAGCACTGGTAAAGCGGTGCTCGTTTCCGGCCTGACGGCGATTACCGGCTTCGGCACCCTGCTTTTGGCGAAGCATCAGGGAATCAAGAGCCTGGGTGAAATCATGCCTGTGGGCATCGCCACCTGCATGATTGTCAGCCTGACCTTTCTGCCCGCGCTGTTGCGCCTCCTGAGCCGACGAGGGTGGGCGGTCGGATCTGCGCCGCAGCGAGCTACTGTTAGTGAAGGATGGCATTGGCTCCGGTGGCACAGACATTGA
- a CDS encoding lipid-binding SYLF domain-containing protein codes for MKYKLANITLAAFVMMAVTLTARAADEADLKTEVNNAIARFKEADPGISTLFQTSAGYAVFPSVGKGGLVIGGAHGKGLVFEKGKAVGEVTLTEASIGAQVGGQVFSEVIFFETPAVLEDFKTGKFTMDATINGVVAAEGVEKSAKFQNGVEVFVLPKTGLMGQAAVGGQRFKFRPLTQQ; via the coding sequence ATGAAATACAAACTCGCAAATATAACATTGGCTGCTTTTGTGATGATGGCAGTGACTTTGACCGCACGCGCCGCAGACGAGGCAGATCTCAAAACAGAGGTAAACAATGCCATCGCCAGGTTCAAGGAGGCGGATCCAGGCATTAGCACGCTCTTCCAGACATCGGCAGGCTATGCGGTGTTTCCAAGCGTGGGCAAGGGTGGGTTGGTCATCGGTGGAGCACATGGCAAAGGACTGGTCTTTGAGAAGGGCAAGGCAGTGGGCGAAGTGACGTTAACCGAAGCGAGCATTGGCGCGCAGGTTGGCGGGCAAGTCTTTTCAGAAGTCATCTTTTTCGAAACCCCGGCGGTGCTTGAGGATTTCAAGACCGGCAAGTTCACAATGGATGCAACAATCAATGGTGTCGTCGCTGCCGAAGGAGTGGAGAAAAGCGCCAAATTCCAGAATGGAGTGGAGGTGTTCGTGCTTCCCAAGACCGGGCTGATGGGACAGGCCGCTGTTGGTGGACAGAGATTCAAATTTAGGCCGCTGACGCAACAGTAG
- a CDS encoding DUF1622 domain-containing protein, with translation MAGHEIVEFIRVVIECTAMGIEILAVMVIVTAIIVVTCSRGTVRYVLQIGRPGAYEAYKHQLGKPLLLGLDLLVASDLVKTVALELTMNNVLTLGLLVLIRTFLSWSLVVEIEGRWPWEAKEGKGSESLT, from the coding sequence ATGGCAGGTCACGAAATCGTCGAATTCATCCGGGTGGTAATTGAATGTACCGCCATGGGAATCGAGATTCTGGCGGTAATGGTAATTGTGACCGCTATAATCGTGGTTACCTGTTCGCGCGGCACTGTGCGTTACGTCCTTCAAATCGGCAGACCCGGTGCCTACGAGGCCTACAAGCACCAGTTAGGAAAGCCTTTGCTATTGGGATTGGATTTGTTGGTGGCCAGCGATTTGGTGAAGACTGTAGCCTTGGAACTAACGATGAATAATGTTTTGACATTGGGTTTGCTGGTTTTGATTCGAACATTTTTAAGCTGGTCGCTTGTAGTTGAAATCGAAGGCCGCTGGCCTTGGGAAGCCAAAGAAGGGAAAGGGAGCGAAAGCCTGACTTAA
- a CDS encoding MGH1-like glycoside hydrolase domain-containing protein produces the protein MPMNTTEHTRLQEAREQNVPWRKWGPYLSERQWGTVREDYSASGDAWNYFTHENSRSRAYHWGEDGLAGFSDDKQRLCFALALWNGNDPILKERLFGLTNSEGNHGEDVKEYYFYLDSTPTHSYMKYLYKYPQAAFPYFDLVKTNRERSREQFEYELLDTGVFNENRYFDVFVEYAKEGPEDILIQISVANRGPDAATLHVLPTLWFRNTWSWWPGEPKPLLDEAEAGKGLSVMRAVHKELGERFLYCEGEPPLLFTENETNPARIEGTPNHKPHVKDAINEYIVNGRQEAVNPGKSGTKAAAHYQLSVRPGETQVIRLRLTGQALKSPGKGRGAGALGNHFTEVLAARREEADEFYASITPPSVSEDAARIMRQALAGMLWSKQYYFFDLQKWLKEHGVDPMASRSRETRNKEWFHMINDDIISMPDKWEYPWYAAWDLAFHTMALSIVDLDFSKTQLSLVLREVYLHPSGQVPAYEWNFGDVNPPVHAWATLFLYNSEKQARGQGDVEFLKRLFNKLTLNFTWWVNRKDRFGKNVFEGGFLGLDNIGVFDRSAPLPTGGHLEQADGTAWMALFCQNMLEIGVELATHDSAYEELAFKFAEHFLWIGAALNRTGEDGLWDEEDGFYYDLLRLPDGQSTRLKVRSMVGLLPLCATTVVEQYQREQVPGLVEHIYQRLARMPELAASIHATGPGYFGVAKRGILAIVNEDRLRRILTRMLDENEFLGPHGIRALSRYHAEHPYSFWVHGQEYRVDYLPAESNSGMFGGNSNWRGPVWLPVNALLIRALLQYYMYYGDNFKVECPTGSGRRMNLFEVSRELANRLTSNFLRDEQGRRPVYGGIEKFQTDPYWRDNILFHEYFHGDNGAGLGASHQTGWTGLIAGLIQMYGHLDAKSVLEGGKEKGVQYRKSKESIQREEPAALTLT, from the coding sequence ATGCCTATGAACACAACAGAGCACACAAGACTTCAAGAAGCGCGGGAACAAAATGTTCCATGGAGAAAATGGGGGCCTTATCTGAGTGAGCGACAATGGGGCACAGTGCGCGAAGATTACAGTGCTTCAGGAGATGCCTGGAATTATTTCACGCACGAAAACTCCCGCTCCCGCGCCTACCATTGGGGTGAAGACGGTTTGGCTGGCTTTTCTGACGACAAGCAAAGGCTCTGCTTTGCCCTGGCGCTCTGGAATGGCAATGACCCAATCCTTAAGGAACGCCTTTTTGGCCTGACCAACAGCGAAGGAAACCATGGCGAGGATGTTAAGGAATATTATTTCTACCTGGATAGTACGCCGACCCATTCCTACATGAAGTATCTCTATAAGTATCCGCAGGCCGCTTTTCCCTATTTCGATCTCGTCAAGACCAACCGGGAGCGCAGTCGTGAGCAATTCGAGTATGAACTGCTGGATACAGGAGTGTTCAATGAGAATCGATATTTCGATGTGTTCGTCGAATACGCCAAGGAGGGACCTGAAGACATCCTGATACAAATCAGTGTCGCGAATCGCGGACCGGATGCAGCCACCCTCCATGTATTGCCAACACTTTGGTTTCGCAACACCTGGTCCTGGTGGCCAGGCGAACCGAAACCGCTCCTGGACGAGGCGGAAGCGGGCAAAGGACTCAGCGTGATGCGCGCCGTACACAAGGAACTTGGTGAACGATTTCTGTACTGCGAAGGAGAACCGCCGCTCTTATTCACCGAGAATGAAACAAACCCTGCGCGAATTGAAGGCACACCAAACCACAAACCGCATGTCAAGGATGCGATCAACGAGTATATCGTGAATGGTCGTCAGGAAGCTGTGAATCCGGGCAAATCCGGCACCAAAGCCGCTGCGCATTACCAGTTAAGCGTGCGGCCCGGCGAAACCCAGGTGATCCGTTTGCGTTTAACCGGGCAGGCATTGAAATCGCCTGGCAAGGGGCGTGGAGCAGGTGCATTGGGGAATCACTTTACTGAGGTTTTGGCAGCAAGAAGGGAAGAAGCAGATGAATTCTACGCTTCCATCACCCCACCTTCAGTCAGCGAAGATGCAGCGCGGATAATGCGGCAGGCACTGGCCGGGATGCTGTGGTCGAAGCAGTACTACTTCTTCGATTTACAAAAGTGGCTGAAGGAGCATGGAGTGGATCCCATGGCATCGCGGAGCCGCGAGACGAGGAACAAGGAGTGGTTCCACATGATCAATGACGATATTATCTCCATGCCTGATAAGTGGGAATACCCTTGGTATGCCGCGTGGGATTTGGCGTTTCATACCATGGCGTTATCGATAGTGGATCTGGATTTCTCCAAGACACAACTTAGCCTCGTGCTCCGGGAAGTTTATTTACACCCGAGCGGTCAGGTTCCGGCTTATGAGTGGAATTTTGGTGATGTCAATCCGCCCGTGCACGCCTGGGCCACGCTGTTTTTATACAATTCGGAGAAGCAAGCGCGCGGACAGGGCGATGTGGAGTTTCTCAAACGTTTGTTCAACAAACTGACGCTGAACTTTACCTGGTGGGTGAACCGGAAGGATCGTTTCGGCAAGAACGTCTTTGAAGGAGGCTTTCTCGGCCTCGACAATATCGGCGTGTTCGATCGCTCAGCTCCATTGCCAACGGGTGGTCACCTCGAGCAGGCCGACGGCACAGCCTGGATGGCGCTGTTTTGTCAAAATATGCTGGAGATTGGCGTCGAATTGGCCACTCACGATTCCGCCTACGAAGAACTGGCGTTTAAATTTGCTGAACACTTCCTTTGGATTGGCGCAGCGTTGAACCGGACAGGTGAGGACGGGCTGTGGGATGAGGAGGACGGTTTTTACTATGACCTGCTCAGGCTGCCTGATGGTCAATCCACCAGGCTCAAGGTGCGTTCAATGGTCGGGTTGCTTCCGCTTTGCGCGACGACCGTCGTGGAGCAGTATCAACGAGAGCAGGTACCGGGGCTGGTGGAGCATATTTACCAGCGCCTTGCCAGGATGCCAGAACTGGCGGCCAGTATCCACGCAACCGGACCAGGTTATTTTGGAGTAGCTAAACGCGGCATACTGGCCATTGTCAATGAGGATCGGCTGCGGCGTATTCTGACGCGCATGCTGGATGAAAATGAATTCCTGGGGCCGCACGGCATACGGGCACTCTCGCGTTATCACGCCGAACATCCCTATTCCTTCTGGGTCCACGGCCAGGAGTACCGCGTGGATTATCTGCCAGCGGAATCCAACAGCGGCATGTTCGGCGGCAACTCCAACTGGCGCGGGCCGGTTTGGTTGCCGGTTAACGCGCTGCTTATCCGCGCGCTGCTGCAATACTATATGTATTACGGAGACAATTTTAAGGTGGAATGCCCGACCGGCTCTGGCAGGCGGATGAATTTGTTTGAAGTCAGCCGGGAACTGGCCAACCGTCTGACCAGTAATTTCCTGCGCGATGAGCAGGGCCGGCGGCCGGTGTATGGCGGCATTGAAAAATTCCAAACTGATCCGTATTGGCGCGACAACATTCTGTTCCACGAATACTTTCATGGCGATAATGGCGCAGGTCTCGGCGCAAGCCATCAAACGGGGTGGACGGGTTTGATCGCGGGATTGATTCAGATGTATGGACACCTGGACGCGAAGTCAGTCCTTGAAGGAGGCAAGGAGAAGGGAGTGCAGTACAGAAAATCGAAAGAATCCATTCAAAGGGAGGAACCAGCCGCTCTCACCCTAACTTGA
- a CDS encoding DUF2252 domain-containing protein, translating into MKESSKGRIPQLIPIRYGRMLQSPFTFYRGAALNMAVDLAHTPSTGLRVQACGDCHLLNFGAFATPERRVIFDINDLDETLPAPWEWDVKRLAASFVLACRSNGFSEAAAQEAVLSCVRSYRHRMREFSEMRALEVWYSSLDAEEMIPMIKDEQARKRIQKRVATARKRGVMEHDFPKLTEVVGQLPVIKDNPPLIYHWRERDHNSFFTAVEAAFRKYRDTLEDDRRVLLDRYELQDLAIKVVGVGSVGTRCGIVLLTASEHDPLFLQVKEAGPSVLEGFAGKSRYSNHGQRVVNGCRLMQSASDLFLGWTSGREGRHFYIRQLNDMKIKILVELFGRGVMLEYAKLCGWALALAHARSGQPAVISGYLGKSDKFDQAIADFSVAYADQCERDHKLLLKAVQKGRLKIEVERE; encoded by the coding sequence ATGAAAGAATCGAGCAAGGGACGCATTCCCCAGCTGATACCGATACGTTACGGTCGCATGTTGCAGTCGCCGTTTACATTTTATCGCGGCGCAGCGTTGAACATGGCAGTCGATCTCGCCCACACTCCTTCGACGGGTTTGCGCGTACAGGCGTGCGGCGATTGTCATTTGCTGAACTTTGGCGCTTTCGCCACGCCGGAGCGACGAGTGATCTTTGATATCAATGATCTGGATGAAACGTTGCCGGCACCGTGGGAATGGGACGTGAAGCGCCTGGCCGCCAGTTTCGTGCTGGCGTGTCGCAGCAATGGTTTCAGTGAAGCTGCGGCTCAAGAAGCGGTGCTCTCCTGCGTCCGCTCCTACCGGCACCGCATGAGGGAATTCAGCGAGATGAGGGCGCTGGAGGTGTGGTATTCCAGCCTGGACGCGGAGGAGATGATTCCGATGATCAAGGATGAACAGGCCCGCAAGCGGATTCAGAAACGAGTGGCAACAGCACGCAAACGCGGGGTGATGGAGCATGATTTTCCAAAGCTCACCGAAGTGGTTGGTCAATTGCCAGTGATCAAGGATAACCCGCCACTCATTTATCATTGGCGGGAGCGCGATCATAATTCGTTTTTCACGGCCGTGGAGGCGGCGTTCCGGAAGTATCGTGACACGCTTGAAGATGATCGACGGGTGTTGCTGGATCGTTATGAATTGCAAGACCTCGCCATCAAAGTGGTTGGGGTCGGCAGCGTTGGCACCCGGTGCGGTATCGTCCTGCTCACGGCCAGTGAACACGATCCACTTTTTCTCCAGGTAAAAGAGGCGGGCCCATCGGTGCTTGAGGGTTTTGCCGGGAAGAGTCGCTACTCCAATCATGGCCAGCGGGTGGTGAATGGCTGCCGCTTAATGCAATCTGCGAGTGACCTTTTCCTTGGCTGGACGTCAGGGCGGGAAGGCAGGCATTTTTATATCCGCCAACTCAATGACATGAAGATCAAGATCCTCGTCGAGTTATTCGGCCGGGGTGTGATGTTGGAGTATGCGAAGTTATGCGGTTGGGCGCTGGCACTGGCGCATGCGCGTTCTGGTCAGCCCGCAGTAATCAGCGGCTACCTCGGCAAAAGCGATAAGTTTGACCAGGCGATCGCGGACTTCTCGGTTGCGTACGCGGATCAATGCGAGCGTGATCATAAGCTTCTTCTGAAGGCCGTGCAGAAGGGACGGCTGAAGATTGAGGTTGAACGGGAATAA
- a CDS encoding zf-TFIIB domain-containing protein, with the protein MKCPACKEPLREKSAGGMTLDVCYGGCGGIWFDATELDRVDGRAAASLHTVWQDPNRQVASTEPRICPRCVDQILDRRWFSEMKQVEIDQCQKCGGIWLDAGEFSRIHEEIGGAKVSSPAWATAMAEASTLVMQKIS; encoded by the coding sequence ATGAAATGTCCTGCTTGCAAAGAGCCCCTGCGCGAAAAAAGCGCGGGAGGCATGACCCTCGATGTCTGTTACGGCGGCTGTGGTGGAATCTGGTTCGACGCGACTGAACTGGATCGTGTCGATGGCCGCGCTGCCGCTTCGCTGCACACAGTGTGGCAGGACCCGAACAGACAAGTCGCATCCACTGAACCTCGAATCTGTCCGCGTTGTGTGGACCAGATTCTCGACCGCCGCTGGTTCTCAGAAATGAAGCAGGTGGAGATAGACCAATGTCAAAAATGTGGCGGCATCTGGCTGGATGCCGGGGAATTTAGTCGCATCCACGAGGAGATTGGTGGCGCCAAGGTGTCCTCACCAGCCTGGGCAACCGCCATGGCGGAAGCATCCACCCTGGTTATGCAAAAAATATCTTGA